One genomic window of Arachis hypogaea cultivar Tifrunner unplaced genomic scaffold, arahy.Tifrunner.gnm2.J5K5 arahy.Tifrunner.gnm2.scaffold_59, whole genome shotgun sequence includes the following:
- the LOC114927221 gene encoding uncharacterized protein isoform X1, producing MPTEQPCDLAYEFGDGLFDVKEFPQGSFVIMKKIEDIPEERRHRLLLLLKPRLVSIAWQIAGSRYEDSKLVKKSASQLFANSNKDDVMLEYYNCRTTGGPMPLSWINSYRKAIFSCTDGKAYGRLIGGSILAPFADSFAPLYFALRDIKEVMPTEQPCDLAYEFGDGLFDVKEFPQGFPKPVKHPYPFNDQLVIYIRLIGPGVCIGQAWQEGTKIEQVPRKLCSEILMVKDYRSL from the exons ATGCCAACTGAGCAGCCTTGTGATTTAGCATATGAATTTGGGGATGGGCTTTTCGATGTGAAAGAATTCCCACAAGGATCATTTGTGATTAT gaaaaagaTTGAAGATATTCCTGAGGAAAGACGTCATCGGCTGCTGCTTCTGTTAAAACCTAG ACTTGTATCAATCGCTTGGCAGATAGCAGGTTCGCGATATGAGGATTCCAAGCTTGTAAAGAAAAGTGCATCGCAGTTGTTCGCCAACTCCAACAAAGATGATGTTATGCTTGAATATTATAACTGCCGAACAACCGGAG GACCGATGCCACTTTCCTGGATAAATTCCTACAGAAAG GCTATATTTTCTTGCACTGATGGGAAGGCCTATGGACGTCTCATTG GTGGATCAATTTTGGCCCCATTTGCTGACTCTTTCGCTCCTTTGTATTTTGCACTGAGAGACATTAAGGAAGTTATGCCAACTGAGCAGCCTTGTGATTTAGCATATGAATTTGGGGATGGGCTTTTCGATGTGAAAGAATTCCCACAAGGCTTTCCAAAACCTG TTAAACATCCTTACCCTTTCAACGATCAACTTGTTATATATATCCGTCTTATAGGTCCAGGGGTTTGTATAGGTCAAGCATGGCAAGAAGGAACAAAGATAGAGCAAGTGCCACGAAAATTATGCAGCGAAATTTTAATGGTGAAGGATTATAGATCATTGTGA
- the LOC114927220 gene encoding F-box/kelch-repeat protein At3g23880, translating to KDMRRDNDDAVPRKEKVVTTRGENRPSQTSFLVRMRRGPIPVDDDAVPKKGKVVTTTGGWPELLRCTTTKPPPILLDELIAEILLRIPARSLVPLRNSVCSSWRTLISSSQFAKDHLRRSMAVDPGLSHPLMAYYSQTYRYPIIGVFSVRSVMENAPHEPTKVVPYEGRRFRLIIGSCNGLLCLHDEERQDGFVISHRAMLWNPCTGFTSQPLEIGGLLCTCGFGYDHVNDKYKLFAILDKKSRMFTFGPKSTWRTIQDFSRNFRDGNYRGCQVNLVGLFVSGTGTLNWLFHRYLSFVWVLSLDLVKETFNQFSLPNRDSDDDHRVTPQLGILRDCLAVCYETKKTHWTVWLMKEYGVPQSWTKLAIIPHHPLLGRRPLSLQPIYMLKDVLLAIAPSGKFVLCNLNDGSIDIPNIDSSSDGMPKLCPLTQHSSGRIFELYHESLVSPFHFGLPSCSSEMRLIKPSL from the coding sequence TTTCCTCGTACGTATGAGGAGGGGTCCCATTCCTGTTGATGATGATGCTGTTCCGAAGAAGGGGAAGGTTGTCACAACCACCGGGGGGTGGCCGGAACTGCTCCGCTGTACCACGACAAAACCACCGCCTATCCTTCTGGACGAGCTCATAGCGGAAATCCTGCTGAGGATACCGGCGAGGTCTCTCGTTCCATTAAGGAACAGCGTCTGCAGTTCATGGAGAACCCTAATTTCCAGTTCCCAATTTGCCAAGGACCACCTTCGGCGTTCAATGGCGGTGGATCCAGGCTTGAGCCACCCACTCATGGCCTATTATAGCCAAACCTACAGATACCCCATAATCGGAGTGTTCTCCGTACGATCTGTGATGGAGAACGCTCCCCATGAACCCACTAAAGTAGTTCCCTATGAGGGACGACGCTTCCGCCTCATCATTGGCTCTTGCAATGGATTGCTGTGCTTGCACGATGAAGAGCGCCAGGATGGATTCGTAATAAGCCATCGTGCCATGCTGTGGAACCCCTGCACTGGATTCACCTCTCAGCCGCTTGAAATTGGAGGTCTCCTCTGCACTTGCGGATTCGGTTATGATCATGTGAATGACAAGTATAAGCTTTTCGCGATTCTGGATAAGAAATCACGCATGTTTACATTCGGCCCAAAATCTACCTGGAGAACAATCCAGGATTTCTCCCGTAATTTTCGTGACGGCAATTACAGGGGTTGTCAGGTGAATCTTGTAGGGCTTTTTGTAAGTGGCACTGGCACTCTGAATTGGCTTTTTCACCGCTATCTTAGTTTTGTGTGGGTTCTTTCCCTTGACTTGGTCAAAGAGACTTTTAATCAGTTTTCCCTTCCCAACAGGGATTCAGATGATGATCACAGGGTGACTCCCCAATTGGGTATCTTGAGGGATTGTCTTGCTGTTTGTTATGAGACTAAGAAAACTCATTGGACTGTCTGGTTGATGAAGGAGTATGGAGTTCCTCAGTCTTGGACTAAATTGGCCATAATCCCCCACCACCCGCTACTCGGTCGTCGTCCTTTAAGCCTACAGCCTATATACATGTTGAAAGATGTTCTTCTTGCTATTGCTCCGAGTGGCAAGTTtgttttatgtaatttaaatgatGGCAGCATAGATATTCCTAATATTGACAGCTCCAGTGATGGCATGCCCAAACTTTGTCCTTTAACTCAGCACTCATCTGGAAGGATCTTTGAACTCTATCATGAAAGCTTAGTTTCACCGTTCCACTTTGGTCTTCCAAGTTGCTCATCTGAAATGCGGTTAATTAAGCCAAGCCTATAA
- the LOC114927221 gene encoding uncharacterized protein isoform X2 has translation MPTEQPCDLAYEFGDGLFDVKEFPQGSFVIMKKIEDIPEERRHRLLLLLKPRLVSIAWQIAGSRYEDSKLVKKSASQLFANSNKDDVMLEYYNCRTTGGPMPLSWINSYRKAIFSCTDGKAYGRLIGGSILAPFADSFAPLYFALRDIKEVMPTEQPCDLAYEFGDGLFDVKEFPQGFPKPGPGVCIGQAWQEGTKIEQVPRKLCSEILMVKDYRSL, from the exons ATGCCAACTGAGCAGCCTTGTGATTTAGCATATGAATTTGGGGATGGGCTTTTCGATGTGAAAGAATTCCCACAAGGATCATTTGTGATTAT gaaaaagaTTGAAGATATTCCTGAGGAAAGACGTCATCGGCTGCTGCTTCTGTTAAAACCTAG ACTTGTATCAATCGCTTGGCAGATAGCAGGTTCGCGATATGAGGATTCCAAGCTTGTAAAGAAAAGTGCATCGCAGTTGTTCGCCAACTCCAACAAAGATGATGTTATGCTTGAATATTATAACTGCCGAACAACCGGAG GACCGATGCCACTTTCCTGGATAAATTCCTACAGAAAG GCTATATTTTCTTGCACTGATGGGAAGGCCTATGGACGTCTCATTG GTGGATCAATTTTGGCCCCATTTGCTGACTCTTTCGCTCCTTTGTATTTTGCACTGAGAGACATTAAGGAAGTTATGCCAACTGAGCAGCCTTGTGATTTAGCATATGAATTTGGGGATGGGCTTTTCGATGTGAAAGAATTCCCACAAGGCTTTCCAAAACCTG GTCCAGGGGTTTGTATAGGTCAAGCATGGCAAGAAGGAACAAAGATAGAGCAAGTGCCACGAAAATTATGCAGCGAAATTTTAATGGTGAAGGATTATAGATCATTGTGA